A window of Castanea sativa cultivar Marrone di Chiusa Pesio chromosome 1, ASM4071231v1 contains these coding sequences:
- the LOC142622430 gene encoding phospholipid:diacylglycerol acyltransferase 1-like has protein sequence MSFLRQRKATKAEENKSEGSQIDTASKNDDVVDNRKQQKLPQKHESEESSRRRRSSSRRWSCVDSCCWFIGCICSIWWFLLFVYNAMPASFPQYVTEAITGPLPDPPGVKLRKEGLTAQHPVVFVPGIVTGGLELWEGHQCAEGLFRRRLWGGTFGELYRRPLCWVEHMSLDNETGLDSPGIRVRPVSGLVAADYFAPGYFVWAVLIANLARIGYEEKTMYMAAYDWRLSFQNTEVRDQSLSRIKSNIELMVATNGGKKVVVIPHSMGAIYFLHFMKWVEAPAPVGGGGGSNWCAKHIKAVMNIGGPFLGVPKAVSGLFSIEAKDVAVARAFAPGVLDKDVFGLQTLQHMMRMTRTWDSTMSMIPKGGDTIWGGLDWSPEGYFNCSAKKLKNNDTNTADQNGKGGLGSTKRVNYGRIISFGKDVAEIHSSEIEMVDFRDAFKGSNLINATKCDVWTEYHEMGIEGVKAIADYKVYTAGSILDLLHYVAPKMMARGDAHFSYGIADNLDDPKYQHYKYWSNPLETKLPNAPDMEIYSMYGVGVPTERAYVYKLTPPSECYIPFQIDTSAEGRSEDSCLKGGVFSVDGDETVPVLSSGFMCAKGWRGKTRFNPSGIHTYIREYDHAPPANLLEGRGTQSGAHVDIMGNFALIEDIIRVAAGATGDDLGGDRVYSDIFKWSENINLQL, from the exons ATGTCGTTTCTGCGGCAGAGAAAGGCCACGAAGGCCGAGGAGAATAAGTCAGAAGGCTCTCAGATTGACACCGCCTCAAAAAACGACGACGTTGTTGATAACAGAAAACAACAGAAGCTTCCACAAAAGCACGAAAGCGAAGAAAGTTCCAGAAGAAGGAGAAGTTCTTCGAGGAGATGGTCTTGCGTGGACAGCTGTTGCTGGTTCATTGGCTGCATATGCTCGATCTGGTGgttcttgctattcgtgtacaACGCAATGCCAGCTTCGTTTCCTCAGTACGTAACGGAGGCGATAACGGGACCGTTGCCTGACCCTCCCGGCGTCAAATTGAGGAAGGAAGGGTTAACGGCGCAGCATCCGGTCGTTTTCGTGCCCGGAATCGTCACCGGCGGCCTCGAATTGTGGGAGGGGCACCAGTGCGCCGAGGGATTGTTTAGGAGGAGACTCTGGGGTGGCACATTTGGTGAATTGTACAGAAG GCCATTATGCTGGGTTGAGCACATGTCACTGGACAATGAAACTGGACTGGACTCGCCTGGTATAAGGGTGAGGCCTGTATCTGGACTTGTGGCGGCTGATTACTTTGCACCAGGTTATTTTGTCTGGGCAGTCTTAATTGCCAATTTGGCTCGCATTGGATATGAGGAGAAAACCATGTATATGGCTGCATATGATTGGAGATTGTCGTTTCAAAACACCGAG GTCAGAGACCAAAGTCTAAGCAGGATAAAAAGCAATATAGAACTCATGGTAGCTACAAATGGTGGAAAAAAGGTGGTTGTTATTCCACACTCAATGGGTGCTATCTACTTTCTGCATTTCATGAAATGGGTTGAGGCACCAGCTCCAGTGGGTGGTGGTGGCGGGTCGAATTGGTGTGCTAAGCATATCAAAGCAGTGATGAATATTGGTGGACCCTTTCTAGGCGTCCCAAAAGCAGTCTCTGGACTTTTCTCTATTGAAGCGAAGGATGTTGCTGTTGCCAG GGCTTTCGCACCAGGTGTTTTGGATAAGGATGTTTTTGGTCTTCAAACTCTACAACATATGATGCGGATGACCCGTACATGGGATTCAACCATGTCAATGATACCAAAAGGTGGGGATACCATTTGGGGTGGCCTTGATTGGTCTCCTGAAGGATACTTCAACTGTAGTGCAAAGAAGCTGAAAAATAATGATACCAACACTGCAGACCAAAATGGAAAGGGAGGTCTGGGTTCTACAAAAAGAGTAAATTATGGGAGGATCATTTCATTTGGGAAAGATGTAGCTGAGATACATTCCTCTGAGATTGAGATGGTGGATTTTAGG GATGCTTTCAAGGGTAGTAACCTTATAAATGCAACCAAGTGTGATGTATGGACAGAGTACCATGAAATGGGTATTGAGGGTGTAAAAGCTATTGCAGATTACAAAGTTTACACAGCTGGGTCAATTTTGGATCTGCTTCATTATGTTGCCCCCAAGATGATGGCACGTGGAGATGCTCATTTTTCATATGGAATTGCTGACAATTTGGATGACCCTAAATACCAACATTACAAATATTGGTCAAACCCCTTAGAAACAAA ATTACCAAATGCTCCAGACATGGAAATCTACTCTATGTATGGTGTTGGAGTTCCCACGGAAAGAGCATATGTATACAAGTTAACTCCTCCATCAGAATGTTACATTCCATTTCAGATAGATACCTCAGCAGAGGGTAGAAGTGAGGACTCCTGTCTAAAAGGTGGTGTTTTTTCTGTTGACGGAGATGAAACTGTGCCTGTTTTAAGTTCAGGTTTTATGTGTGCTAAAGGTTGGCGGGGAAAAACTCGTTTCAATCCTTCAGGCATTCATACTTACATAAGGGAGTACGATCATGCCCCCCCCGCCAATCTTCTAGAGGGCCGGGGCACCCAAAGTGGTGCCCATGTTGATATAATGGGTAATTTTGCATTGATAGAAGATATTATAAGAGTAGCAGCAGGGGCCACTGGAGACGACTTGGGTGGGGATCGAGTTTACTCTGATATTTTCAAATGGTCCGAAAACATCAACTTACAACTTTAG